A stretch of the Desulfuromonadales bacterium genome encodes the following:
- a CDS encoding FeoA domain-containing protein produces MNLAKLKPGEKGKITAIGAIGPLRRRLMDMGVLVGEEVKVVKVAPLGDPIEVTVKSYQLSLRKKEAEGIAVEVLK; encoded by the coding sequence CAAACCCGGCGAAAAAGGGAAGATCACCGCCATCGGCGCCATCGGCCCGCTCAGGCGGCGCCTGATGGACATGGGAGTGCTGGTGGGCGAAGAGGTGAAGGTGGTCAAGGTCGCGCCGCTGGGCGACCCCATCGAGGTGACGGTCAAGAGCTACCAGCTCTCGCTGCGCAAGAAGGAAGCCGAAGGGATTGCCGTGGAGGTGCTGAAATGA